The genomic DNA cacaaacaaaacagtgaagaaggcgcagcagcgcctcttctttctcaggagactgaaaagattcggcatgagcccccgcatcctcaggaccttctatcactgtgccattgagagcatcctcactggatgcatcaccacctggtatggcaacagcaccgcctacaactgcaaagctctccagcgagtagtgcggtgctctgaacggataattggaggtgaacttccctccctccaagacatctacaggaagcgctgcctgaggaaagcggggaggatcatcaaggactccagttaccccagccataaactgttcagactgcttccatcaggaaggaggttctgcagcatccggtcccgtaccagcagactgagagacagctttttccatcaggccatcagactgctgaacacgtcatagacacctcagcttcactactggaacttcaacattatgcactccacactgtatacaaatgccacttgttttgcacatattcaactctgtatattttatatattttattattatttatttttttttttttttactatttaatttgtaaaaatgtgtgtacacacacacacacacacacacacacacacacacacacacacacacacacacacacacaggaaaatatttagtatacacatccagaaatgcatacactattatatattgtacatatatttattggtttcaggttggccattcttgtattttgctcgtttgtgttgttgtgtttgcacatctctgttgcttgtggggctcgcacacaagaatttcactcgcatgtgctgtgccagtgtgcctgcacatgtgatgtgacaataaaagtgatttgatttgattggaTTGATTTGATTAAAGGCGGTTCTCCAACAGTCGCTGCAGCACACTCCGGACATGCACCTGATGCTCCTCGAGGGATCGAGAAAAGATCAAAATATCATCCAGGtaaacaaacacgaaaacattCAGGAAATCCCGGAGCACGTCATTCACTAGTGCCTGGAAGACTGCAGGGGCATTGGTGAGGCCAAACGGCATTACCAGGTATTCAAAATGCCCCAGAGGAGTGTTAAAAGCAGTCTTCCACTCGTCATCCTCCCTTATGCGGACAAGGTGGTATGCGTTCCTCAAGTCCAGCTTGGAGAAGACAGTGGCACCGCGGAGGGGTTCGAAAGCAGAGTTGATCAAAGGTAGGGGATACTTGTTCTTAATTGTGATCGCATTAAGTCCCCTGTAATCGATGCACGGCCGGAGCGATGAATCCTTCTTagacacaaaaaagaaaccGGCGGCCACCGGTGAGGAAGAAGGACGAATGAGACCGGCTGCTAGCGAGTCCTGGATGTACTTCTCCATAGCCCCCCTCTCCGGACGGGACAGGTTATAAAGACGGCTGGAGGGCAAAGGAGCACCAGGGAGAAGATCAATGGCACAATCATAAGGTCGATGAGGAGGCAGCGACTGAGCCCTGTCCTTACTGAACACCTCTCGTAGATCATGATATTCAGGAGGGACAGAGGTAAGGTCAGGGGGGGAGACAACCAATGGAGGAGAAACAGAAGCCCCCGAGGGCAAGGCTGACTTTAAACAGTTGGCGAGACAAAACAGACTCCAACTCGCCACTCTCTTCCCTGTCCAGTCAATGTGTGGATTGTGCTTCTGCAACCACGGAAAACCAAGGATCACTGGCACGTCAAGGGAAGAGGTGGTAAAAAAGAGTTATGTCCTCCTGATGGTTACCTGACGTGACTAACTTGACAGGTGATCATCGCGAATACCTCATTATTCAAAGCGGCGGCCGGGATCGGAGGCTCGAGCTGAATGAGGGGCAAATTCAATGATTTAGCAACCGCAGCGTCTATCAAATTTTGCTCTGACCCGGAGTCAACGAGAGCACGAAAAGAATGAGCCTTAGTACCGGACATCAACGAAACCGAAAGCAAAAAACGGGGTTTATCACTCTTAAAAACATTGCCCACCCGTAACCCCGGACTTACCGGCGGGCCACGCCTTTTGGCCGGACCGGGCAAACAGTGAGGCGATGGCCGCTTCCTCCGCAGTAGAAGCACTCTCCGGCTCGGAAACGCCGCTCCCGCTCCTCAGGAGTGAGCCGAGCGCGGCCGATCTGCATAGGCTCAGGGGAAGGAGAGCGAGGACGGACGGATGATGTCACCGGAAGCGACGGGGGTAACGCCGAAACGGCCACGGGTCGAAACAGAGACGGAGAGGGCTTGGACCGCCTCTCAGCGTCTCTTTCCCTCAGTCGACTATCGATCCTGAGAGCGAGAGAGGCGAGCGCTTCGAACGTGGCCAGCTCGTCGTGCACAGCCAGCTGATCCTTCATCTGTTCGGAAAGGGACGCTAGGAAAATTCCCCCGCAGCGCGGCGTCTGGCCAACCCGCTTCCACAGCAGCAGTGCGGAACTCAATCGCGTATTCTGCAACGCTGCGTTTTCCCTGACGGAGTCCCAACAGCCTCTTAGCCGCAGTACCCTCAGAGATCGGGTGAGCGAACGTAGCCTTGAATTCCTTGAGGAAGTCCTCATAGGAACACGAGGCAATCGGAGGGGAGGGGAAGAGATGCCCCGATAAGCCGATTCTATCGCAGGATGCGCAACGGCGGGCGCAGGCAACGGTCCCGGCTGGCTGGGGAGAACGGGTGGATTAGACTCCCTGAGTTCCGAAAACCGGGTAAGTAactcttcctgtttttcactgATAGCATTACATTGGTCCATTAAGGACGTCAAGGTCTGTTCATGCCGTCCTAACATGTTTATTTATGGCGGCGCGAATTGGGTCCGCTGAGTCCATTAGTGGCCAGTTCGTTCTGTCACAAACAAGGATGCGGTGGACTCAAAAGCAGACTCAATTACTCGAACTATGTATAATTTATTAGAAGGAACAAAAACGTGAACAGAACTGGGTTTAACAGAAACCATTCGCAGAAACTAAGGGAAATCCGTGGGCGGGGAAACAGGCGTAGAGCACAGGGAGAACTCGAACGGGAACTTTCTGTAAACACAGGAGAAGGGTGTTACTGAGTGACAAACGAGTAAGAGACAGAGGTATGGAGTGCCAGTGGATAGTCTTGGGCTTACTTGGAGACCCTGGTTATTAAGCGGGGGAAAAGGCTGCCATGGGAGCATTCCAGAGAGGATCGAGAGTGTGGAGAGTCCGGTCCAGATTCCAAGGAGGTGGAGAGTATGGACTGAAGGGCAGGCTGAGGAGAAGTTGTGTATGTGGTCCTTGGGTTCCGAGGAGACGGAAAAACAGGATGGAGACGGAACCAGCACTACTGGTGAGTGCGACGGGTGATGAATCACAGATGGTAGCAGGACGAACTGGCGAGGAGTGGCAGGCAGTGCTGGCTTAAAAACCCTCTAGGTGGAGCCCCGGAGATTGAAAACAGGTGATGAGCTGGCCAACTCCACCCCAAAGGACGGATGACAGGAACCTTGACCATGCCTGACCAGACACTCCCACAGCATATGACAATGGTTGGCTTAACAGTGCTCTGACTTTttttcagcctggctacagtgctgaagagaaacctaaggttgttcttattttcttcaatcagtgatgaccAGATGTTCTAGCTTtacggagggctttcttataaagcaataaactatttctccaggctaaatgatgatcttgtaAATTTGTGAcatgccatttcctctccatctTACAAgttatctgctttaggctatgTGTTTGAGAATTACACCAGGGAGTCAAGTATTTCTAATTTGAGACCATATTTTTCACAGGAGCAACAGTATCTATTGTCATACGTTGTGAgaaggtaaaattattaacaagataatcaacCTCTATTTGAGCAGcgttcaggtagctgctctgctctgtgttggtacaggtcattgaagatgataacagtgggtggattatattctcaaacttagttacagcactttcagaaagacatctactgtgatgaaGTCTACTCTCCaatgctgtgtaatcaattattgtaaatttaaatgttatcaggaaatgataagaGGAGAGAggattttcaggaaacactgctcAATGTTCAGTTtatatgccatatgttaaaacaagatctagggTGTGACTAAAGTGGTGGTTGGATtctttgaaatgaaatgaagccGTCTACAGGGGTGGATGTGGTGGTTGGGTGGATGTTCAGTGAGCTTGACACTACGACCAAGGACTGCTGCGATTCTTTATTCCATGAGCAAACTGATGTTTATTCCTTATTTCtggtcactttttttttttattaatctttCCAACTTTTACCTCTATTCAATCAGACTCACCTTTTTTTATTACACCTACATCTGTTTTTATGAATGTATGAATCTTCCATTCTGAGTCAGTATTTTTTGTTCTGAACTTTGACCTCAActcggttttttttttattctgtctcTCATTACAGTTATTTTTATACTGGTGTTTGTTCAGAAAAAGGACATATTTGAGACGCTCTAGCTCAAAGTTTATTCTCTCTCAGCATTTCTTCATTCTGTTAGAATCAGGTTAATTTAAATCAATTTCTGGCTTTGGAGTCATATTTTTCCAAACCAATACTTCATTATACCCCCCCACCCCTGCACCTCCACTTGTAGGGTTACATACTGACCAGATGCCACGGCCATCGGGCCAATCGCGGGCCATGCCGGACGCCAGCAGCAGCGGGGACACAGGCTtatcaaacaggaagtggtCATCAATGagttgctgctgctcctcctcgGTCATGTTCTTCAGAGCATAGTACTTCCCCTTCAGGTCTCCTTCCAAGGAGGCCAGAGCTGCAGCCACCACACagtaggtcaaaggtcagaggtacACATAAACCCTACTTCAGGATGACAGGTgagcaaacaggaagtggtgTCAACTGAACTAGATTAGAGCTGTTTCACAGAATCACTTTTAATGGGACAGGTattgactttcaaaataaaagcaaattaaaGGTTTAATTGTTTCACTAAAGGTGACCAGGAAGTTTCACCCCCCTTTAGATTTCACCCCCTTTTAGATATCAAATCATATGAAGTTTCCTGCCAGCATCTCtcattaattacattttatttttacccATCATACCTGAACGTTACCTATAAAAAAGTCACCTTTACTCTGATGAGTGTCTTGACTTTCTACAGGAAAACAGAGTACCAGTTCCTCACACTTTGATGCAGAGATACCtgagcagcctgaactgtttaGGTGGTCAGGAGTCGGCCTGACAGCTGAGGAAATCATACAGAGATCACATGATCATTCTGAGACCCGCATTTCTGTGGGTCTTAGAATGGCTCAGTTAAATGTCTCCTGGTTCCTGAGGTCTTTAAAAGCAGGTGTGGAACTAGCTCAGACAGCAGGGTGCAGCAGAATCTCAGGTCTGCCGGCTTTAACCGGTAGTCGCATTTGAATATGAAAGACAGGCTTTAAATGGCGAGCTGTCGGTCTCATTAGCAGTCTCAGCAGGACGGCTCTCAGCTCAGGGTTATGTAAGAGTTTGATCTGCTGCTGCGTTCACCGACACACTCGATGAGGCATTATGGGAAGTATCTAAATAAAGACTTATCCTCTTCAGCTGCAGACCCAGCTGAATGAAGCCCGACTGACGAGAGTTTGTACCTCACCTACCTCAGCAGGACCACAAGAAACTGCTGCATCAGACGGTCCCTAAATGCACCACCACAGTTTAAACTCAAAGTGAatttaacaaacaataaaaacctgATTTAGAATCCGTTTGTTCTCATTTTACTCTAAAACTGACATCAGCATCagtgttcatagcctgtactcactacagcctgtacatctatagttatagaatattcacaacatacttcataccgtgtacattataacataccataatagacccatttctgtaatatacttacatatctatattattgttaatatatattgtaatatatctatatcactaaagcacttctggatggatgcaaactgcatttcgttgccttgtacttgattaagccatgcaggtctaagtacacgcggccggtacagtgaaactgcgaatgtGATGAATTCttaaagttgaataaagttgaattcttcATGTGATGAagtattcaactttattgtcattgcacatgacaataaagttgaattctattctagtGTGATGGACGGTGCTCTGAAATGCTCAGACAGACGCTCCCTCTCTGAGTCTGACCTTTTTTTTACGTCCTTCCCAAAgctgaacaaacaaaacaggaagtgttgaGTTTCAGTCAGATGCTCGAGTCTGTAAATGCTGCATTTTAAATGAGTTAAAGGTCTGTTTCCGTTCGTTCTCCAGCTTTTTCCTCAGGTCAGTTACATAATGGCGCTAAACGCTGCAATATCTCCCGATGAATAtgaagcagcattttttttttttttttaatataaaaacctCGATCCTGAGCTCAAGtttgttaaaacaaaaaaatatatatatgtgcatatattttgtttgttttgttaagtTCAGGTTTACACATGTAGTTCCCAATTTTAGATTAGTGTTAATTAAAAATCTTTGTTATTTGGAGCAGATCAGATCTCTAAAAAACACACTACAGTATGCttcagcatttttctttacatGAAGGTTTTAGTGACATTTTGGTTTAAGAAGGAGGGACAAACCTGAATTTTCAGGTCAGAAGGTCAGGCTCTGCTAGGAACATAACTTTGACTGAAGGACATACTTTAGCTTCAATGAGCGAAGAATGACAGTGATCTACAGTAGAAGTGCTGACAGTGAGGTATAATACAGCAGTCTGCAGGCAGGGGGCAGAGTGATGatgctacagtggggcaaaaaagtatttagtcagccaccgattgtgcaagttcccccacttaaaatgatgacagaggtcagtaatttgcaccagaggtacacttcaactgtgagagacagaatgtgaaaaaaaaaaatccatgaatccacatggtaggatttgtaaagaatttattcgtaaatcagggtggaaaataagtatttggtcacctcaaacaaggaaaatctctggctctcacagacctgtaacgtcttctgtaagaagcttttctgtcccccactcgttacctgtatgaatggcacctgtttgaactcatcatctgtataaaagacacctgtccacagcctcaaacagtcagactccaaaatccgccatggccaagaccaaagagctttcgaaggacaccaggaaaagtattgtagacctgcaccagactgggaagagtgaatctacaataggcaagcagcttggtgtgaaaaaaatcaactgtgggagcaatcatcagaaaatggaagacatacaagaccactgataatctcccacgatctggggctccacgcaagatctcatcccgtgaggtcaaaatgatcatgagaacggtgagtaaagatcccagaaccacacggggggacctggtgaatgacctgcagagagctgggaccaaagtaacaaaggtcaccatcagtaacacactacaacggcagggaatcaaatcccgcagtgccagacgtgttccgctgctgaagccagtgcatgtccaggcccgtctgaagtttgccagagagcacatggatgatacagcagaggattgggagaatgtcatgtggtcagatgaaaccaaactagaactttttggtataaactcaactcgtcgtgtttggaggaagaagaatactgagttgcatcccaagaacaccatacctactgtgaagcatgggggtggaaacatcatgctatggggctgtttttctgccaaggggacaggacgactgatccgtgttaaggacagagtgaatggggccatgtatcgtgagattttggccaaaacctccttccatcagtgagaactttgaagatgaaacgaggctgggtcttccaacatgacaatgatccaaaacacaccgcccgggcaacaaaggagtggctccgtaagaagcatttgaaagtcctggagtggcctagccagtctccagacctcaaccccatagaaaatctgtggcgggagttgaaagtccgtgttgctcggcgacagccccaaaacatcactgctctcgagaagatctgcatggaggaatgggccaaaataccagctactgtgtgtgcaaacctggtaaagacctatagtaaacgtttgacctctgttattgccaacaaaggttatgttacaaagtattgagttgtatttttgttattgaccaaatacttattttccaccctgatttacaaataaattctttacaaatcctaccatgtggattcatggatttttttttttccacattctgtctctcacagttgaagtgtacctctggtgcaaattactgacctctgtcatcattttaagtgggggaacttgcacagtcggtggctgactaaatacttttttgccccactgtacatgcgGCAGAAGATACAGGAAGTGACCTCGTACTTTCAATGGAGAGGTTCTCAATAGTGCGTCGCTCTCCACGGCTGCAGTGTGGCGGCAGACAGAAGCCACGAATGCTGCGTCCTGTGCGAACCCGAGAGCTGAGCACATAGTTTGGATCCAGATCATCTCCACCCTGAAACACAAAGGAGACACAAGAACAGGAGGGTCAGAGTCCATCACTGCCCACCCTTCAGAGGTCACCACCACCCTCAGCTGACACACCAAAACCAAATCATTGAGCCTTGCAGCCAATAAAGAGTTTAAGAGTCACTTGTTGTTGGGTAGGACTTCATGTCTGGGCTAAACACATCACATGCAAGAATTCAGTACCCTAGTGAATAATCAGTTCTGTGGAAAATAGCATCACCAATGCTCAAAGATCTCAGACTCCTGTGTGCTGATGGCCCAGGTTGGTAGTTTTACCTGTGATGAGCTCAGGGAGCAGCTGCCTCATCTGCATGCTGAAACAGACTGATTCCAGACCTGATGTTAAACCTTTCAGCAACTCACAGGTTTGAATTTAGGTTATTACTGCCTGACAGTTTAATGCCAATAAAGCTGCAGCTGAAAGAATAAAACTGTCTCCAGAGCTCTGTCCTGCTGATGGGCAGTGATGCTGAGGCTGTGATTTTCAGTCTGAATTGGATTTTAAATTCCTCAGAATTATGCAGCCCTACACCTGTCCATGTTAGTGATTATGAATCTGCTGCGAACTCCGACAATTTCATGTGGACACAAAGTTTTGacaatgctgtgattggtttTTGGCGTGAATCCTTTCGTGTTTGGTTTGTCTGTTTGAAATAGCTCCAGGACAGCTCTGAGATTAGAGCATTACATCTGAATGAGCATGTCTTCTGTAACAGGTGTGTTCACCTGTCCTTGACATTAAGTGTATGTACCGTAATGATTGTATTTAAATGGGTTTGTCCTGAATGTTTTTTCCGCTTGAGGCTCTGGTCATGAATTCCATAAATAATGAGATGTGTTTGAACTGGCTTCAGGTGAGTTGATCGTTTACCTGGAGGTTGTCAGGGTTCAGGTCCGtcttgtgtttgtctgttgGTTTGTATCCTCCATGGCGGTCTTCGATCACTGGATCCATCAGGTCTTTAAACACTTCATACGTCTCCTCGTCTCCAGCCACACAGCCCACAGTCATGATAAACGGATGACCTGTAAGGGGAAAGGATGGACAGTCACTTCCCCTTGTCACAGCCAACATCTATGGGccttaaaatgactttttttgaCTTCAGAGAGAAAACCTAAACATGACGGAGTGTGCCAATGGGTTTGTTTGGTCTGTTTCACAATTTCCTTGTAGGATAGTGTGTTATGGTCTTTAACGCACTAAGAGGAGCTAAATGAACTAAGGAGGATTAGAAGAGGAGGATCAGGTGGTTGGACTGAAGGTCAATACTATGTCCTGCCCTTGGGTGGGAATTATAGACCAAAAATTACCTTGATCTAATGAGTCTATCCAATTAAAGAGTTTATTATTAACAGAATCTCTCAATGTGAAGGTGACAAACACGCAAAGTTACATGTCTGGTGAAGGCTTAACTGGCTTATGTAAGAGCCAGACCAGCATCGGATAGAGGCTTGGTTCCTATTCTGAAGGTTATTGGACTAGGCTGAAGTTGTCTTACTTTGAGGAAGAGTTACTTGGACAAGGAGGTGGATCAAGGGTCTTAAGGATGTTTTGGAGAAATGGAACATGGTACAAGTGTCCAAGGGTGGAGTTGTTTAGTTGTTTAGTTGTTTATTTGGTCAGGTTTTTAGGGAGGTGTTAACATATATGCCAAATCAGTCGCCTTGGCACAATTAGCTGGTCTGGAGGAGATTTGTCTTATTTTGAGAGGAATTACCAGCACCTTGGTAAGGGGCTGTTTAAGGAGGAGGATGGTGCTTTGGGAATGGGGTACCTGGTTATTCTGAAGGTTGAATTGTGTTGGAAGAGAGGTACACAGTTTTTAGGGAGCCATTTATGTGTGACCGTTTGATGAAGGAGTGTCTACCTGGCACTGATGATAAAGTTATCTGGTTTAGGACTTGTTACCTTTGTTTGAGTTCAAGAATAGAGTTTGAGCTCTTAATGCTGACTGTGGGAGGGGTTACCTGGGTTGTCAACGCCAGTCTGGATGACATCGTCCAGGGTGAATCCGCTGGGCGTCTCCTTGTCCCTCAGGTTGGCGTACATTTCGGACGTGAGCACCTTGGCCATGTGGTTGTTGTGCTGGCTGAGGTCGGGGTACTCCTGCTCCGCCGTGTACTTCAGCTTCAACTTGTTGTGGGTGTTTCCAAAAGGCATGATGACGTCCGGGCTGCTCGCCTGCCGCAAAGCCATCGGTTACAGTCAAAGTGTTCAATAACACAGCATTACAGCATCAAACAGTTTATGTATTTGCACGTTAATCTATCTCAGACACAGAAACCGATCGCTTACAGCACTTTCCTAAACAAGTTATTGCTAAATTTGTACTGACAATAAAACTTTTACACTAAAGTTCAGTCAGTAAAAGGAGGCTGGTCACAAAGATGAAGAAACTCAGGCATGCATTTGATAACTTCTGGAAGATTTCTGGATGTGATTTGAATTTTGAATATTCATGTATTCATGTACATGTTGCTGCTAGTAAAACATTGACTCAATGAAATACACTTGATTGTTTTTGATAGGAAAGGCCAATAAAGAGGCCCATTTTCTCCACAAACCTGGTCTGAGGGTGCTGGGTCAGACTCTTCCCACTGAGGCCACTTTTTGTGGGTTTTATGGTCATGTGATCACATTTATATTGATTCTTATGAAAACATCACaattaaaatggaaatgtgATGAACAAAAACATGCCTTTAATGCCTTTAAATGTGACACAGTTTACTGATCAATTAAAATGATTGCTCAAACTGCCTGAGCTCTGGTCAGTCGCTGATGAAGCAAAGTCAAATGGTGAAAAACTCAGATGCTGACTCTGCAAAAATCTTTGCgacatcagattttttttctgcaaacttTTAGAAACGCCTCAAACCCTCCAATCAGGTTATAAATTATCAACAACCTGATTGGATTAAGGAGCTTCTGATCTTTACTGTAACTCTCACAATTGCAGTAAAAGTACTCTGTTACTTTCCATTGGCTGTATTTATGCAGAGTGCAGACAGGATCCTGGCTCGGTATGGTTCGCTCCGGTTCGCTCCAGATCATTAAGGCCGCGGTCACCTTCAGCTCCTCACTGCGCGCACAGAATCGACTAAATCGGACCGGTTCTGACTGGCTAGAACTCTGCAGGGCTGAGTGACGTCATCAGCTCCAAAAAGCCGTGAAAATGAGGCGGAGCATACGCGCACTGTTTGAAGGTTAGACTGCTTAATGTGCACAGGCAGAGCTGCAGTCTCCGGCTGCACCGGTTCAGGAGGAATTGTATGATATTTGGAGGCTGTTGTTGAAGCTGCGCGCGCACAGTAGCAGTCCTGCAGATGAATCAGCTGACCGTAAATACCACCACGGTAAAGAAGCTTTGTGCGCGCGGGCGATGCTGACTGCGCAACACCTGCACGCAGGACGGAGCGCAAGGTCGTTAGCgcgcgctcacacacacaaagacacacacacagtctgcagcagcctccccgtgcgtgtgtttgtttctttgttctttgACCCTCCATCTCCTTCTGACCGCGCGCCCCTTCCGACTCGTTCCTCCTGCCCTGATGCACGGCTGTATGAATGTGCTCTGCTGTAATTAGTCGGCTCGGATGCTCATACCTGTGGTTCGGTGTGCGGGATGCGGCTCTGGAGCGGGTCCGTGCTGCTGCTGCGGATTAAAGCGGCTCGCAGCCTTTTATACTCGCCCCCAGATCCTCATTGGCTCCTATTTACAGTCCATTCATTCCATTGGGCACAGACCCGCCGAGGGTCACGTGGTTGTctctcaccccccccccccccccccctctctctctctctctttctctttgtccCCATCCTGCTACAGTTCCTTTGAGCCAGGCCTGTCAGGACTCAGCAGGTGTGAGTTTAGCCCACCATCTTtcatgtgtatatgtgcgtccCCCAAACGCACGTTCTCTTTTTGGTCTCCTTGTTTTTCACTCAGTGATCTGTCActagttagctaacataaaCCAATGAAAGTCTCTTAGCAGAAAACGGCCAACAAACCCAGTGACGTCACGTTCTGTACTGTCACAAGATGGCGCTAAaccattgtacatgtacaatgacaataaagagctaTTCtatattattctattctatcatcgtcatcatcatcacaacagcatcatcatcttcatcacatCATCATCACAATCATCACATTGACATCAACATCACCACCATaatcacatcatcatcatcacaataatcacatcaacatcatcatcaccaccatcatcgcatcatcatcatcaaatcGACATCATCAACACAACCAtcatcacatcatcatcatcaaatcGACATCATCAACACCACTATCATCAcattatcatcatcaccatcaatTTAGACAGTACGACTTTGTTGCTGTTTGGTCAGGCTAAGGAAACATCACTTAGTGTAATTGTGAGTGGTCTCTACAGGGTCAGAGGTGTTCTTCATCACAAAGATGATAGTTCTCTGTGTTCTGATTCTTTAGTTTAAGTTCTGGTTATTTGTTTAAAGTTCTGCTTGTGATTCTTTGTTTAAAGTTCTGCTTGTGATTCTTTGTTTG from Maylandia zebra isolate NMK-2024a linkage group LG15, Mzebra_GT3a, whole genome shotgun sequence includes the following:
- the LOC101477834 gene encoding creatine kinase B-type, yielding MPFGNTHNKLKLKYTAEQEYPDLSQHNNHMAKVLTSEMYANLRDKETPSGFTLDDVIQTGVDNPGHPFIMTVGCVAGDEETYEVFKDLMDPVIEDRHGGYKPTDKHKTDLNPDNLQGGDDLDPNYVLSSRVRTGRSIRGFCLPPHCSRGERRTIENLSIETLASLEGDLKGKYYALKNMTEEEQQQLIDDHFLFDKPVSPLLLASGMARDWPDGRGIWHNDNKTFLVWVNEEDHLRVISMQKGGNMREVFTRFCTGLTKIEELFKERGHEFMWNEHLGYILTCPSNLGTGLRAGVHVKLPNVSKHEKFGEILKRLRLQKRGTGGVDTAAVGGVFDISNADRLGFSEVELVQMVVDGINLLVEMEKRLEAGESIDDMMPEQK